A segment of the Amia ocellicauda isolate fAmiCal2 chromosome 5, fAmiCal2.hap1, whole genome shotgun sequence genome:
ATAAACGGCCTTATAGTGTTACTCTCTTTCCCGTTACAGATATAGCCTTGACAATGATGTCTTGTCCCCAGACCAAAGACTGTTCTTTGAGGAGAATGGATTTCTTCACATCAAGAACCTGGTGTCGGGGGAAGACATTGACAGATTCAGGTAGGTTAAACGACAAACCACACACTCATCAGTGTCTGGACAGTGGAAGTCTggcagtggcgtagatgtcagGCTTCTGCTCGCTGTGGGTTCCTTGCAGAAAGGAGTTTGAGCGGATCTGCAGGAGAGAGGTGACCGTGCCGGGGCTGCTGGTGATGAGAGACATCGCCATTGCCAAGACGGAGTTTGTGGCACACCAGAAGGCCGTGTCCAAACTGCAGGATTTCCAGGAGGACCCCGAGCTCTTCAGATATTGCACCCTGCCCCAGGTCTGTGCATGTTTGTGGTGGTGTGTCAGATTCACTGTTTTAACGCTGCTCCTTGTCTTGGATATTAAAGATGGCTTGTGTCGCTGTGTTCATCTTTGCTGCAATGGGTTTTAACATGGGCAGGTTTTTATAAGTGCATCGCTCAGTCATTGTCCAGTGTCTGCCTTCACAAGTCATCCAATCACAACCCCTTTCTCATGAATTAGTGTATGCAGACACCAAAAACCCATTCCTGGTGCAGATCCTTGGCAAAATGGTATTCCGCGGTTTCCTGTAACCACCTCACCCTATATTTAAGCATCTGATACaatggaaaaggaaaataaacaacttGCCGCAGACCATAACAATACCACTGTGTATTATAGATAccaggagaaaaacaaaccgCTATCTTCAAATATACTTTCAGATCTTGAAGTATGTGGAGTGCTTTACTGGGTCTAATATCATGGCTATGCACACTATGCTGATCAACAAACCCCCGGATGCAGGTAAGGTTGtgcaagatttatttatttttatataagaaGACATAATGTAGAAGTTTATGTGTATCAGCCGGTAAGACCTTAAAACACAGTGGTTAAAATCTCTCTTCAGGTCTTGTAGTAAAATTCCCTGAACAGTTAACAAAACGGCTCAGAGTATTGGCCACATTGTTTCCTTCCCATATGAAGGTCTGCACTGTGAATAGTTGAGCACCATGTGGTCTAAAGCCCGGGTGTGTTTGTGACAGGCAAGAAGACGTCCCGGCACCCAATGCACCAGGACCTGCACTACTTCCCCTTCCGGCCTGCAGACAGGATCGTGTGTGCCTGGACAGCCATGGAGAGGGTGGACCGCAGCAATGGGTGCCTGGTGGTGCTGCCGGGGACACACAAGGGGACGCTGAAGCAGCACGACTACCCCGAGTGGGAGGTGTGTCCTCGGCTGGAAAAAGAGGGATCACTGGAGCTCCCCCGAGCGGTGGAGTGCTTAGTGTGTGATTGATTTTCTCTCTGCTCCTCCGTTCAGGGCGGTGTGAACAAGATGTACCACGGCATCCGGGATTATGACCCCCAGCAGCCCAGAGTGCACCTGGTGATGGAGAAAGGAGACACCGTGTTTTTCCACCCGCTCCTCATCCACGGGTCTGGAATGAACCGCACAGAGGGCTTCAGGAAGGTACAGCAGATTTCAGGTCACACatgtatgaaaacaaataaatgaatgaatcttCCAAACATTGTGGTAAAGTGACAACGGGTACACTTCTGCACACATCACAAAATGGCACCCAGATAATGCCTGAACCAAAATCAAGCTCCCAACAGAATATTTTACTAACAGACTAATGACTGTTCCCCCTCCCAATTACCCCCATTGACAGGTACTTCATCATTAGCCAACCAGTGCTCATTGTCATTGAAATTAATTGACCATCTGTGTGATTCCCTGTAGCTCCAACTTATGTTTATAAACGCCCCAAAGGCCAAATCACAATTGCCACAAGTAtgattgttttcttaaatgtttttgaCCGCATGAAACATCATCATTCGTGGCGTTTTCCTGTCTTCTCAGGCTATATCCTGTCACTATGCGAGTGCTGACTGTTACTATATTGACGTAAAGGGAACCACCCAGGAGAACATTGAAGACGAAGTGAAggaaattgcttttaaaaagtaCAACATGGACAGCAACATTACACTAAAGGTAGAGTATTAAATACACTGAATGCTCAACGTGAATGCTCATAAGGCTAATATGGATACAGCTAAGCTCAGCACTGTAAAGGTTTCATGGGGAAGGTTGCCTTTCCAATACAATAGAATGctatctttttttctctccactaAACAGAATGTGTTTCTTTTGAGAAAACATGCAATGTCAGCTTTCATT
Coding sequences within it:
- the phyh gene encoding phytanoyl-CoA dioxygenase, peroxisomal, whose translation is MSRAADRLKRVLHHLDGPKGSISASATSAPALSHVHPLTLRYSLDNDVLSPDQRLFFEENGFLHIKNLVSGEDIDRFRKEFERICRREVTVPGLLVMRDIAIAKTEFVAHQKAVSKLQDFQEDPELFRYCTLPQILKYVECFTGSNIMAMHTMLINKPPDAGKKTSRHPMHQDLHYFPFRPADRIVCAWTAMERVDRSNGCLVVLPGTHKGTLKQHDYPEWEGGVNKMYHGIRDYDPQQPRVHLVMEKGDTVFFHPLLIHGSGMNRTEGFRKAISCHYASADCYYIDVKGTTQENIEDEVKEIAFKKYNMDSNITLKDTWAFRGRLVQGQRTSL